TACGGGCCATGAAGTGGAATATCAGTGCAGAAGCGGTTATTGCGGTTCATGCAGGGTAAAGATTTTATCCGGAAAGGTCAGCTATAAAGAATTTCCATTGGCCTTTGTTGCTCCCGGTGAAATTTTACCTTGCTGTTGTCAGGTGGACGAGGCGGTGACTTTAGATTGCGGCTTGCCGCAGCAGGAGCCGGATTTGTTTGATCAAGATTTGTTTTCGGAATAACAGCTAAAGTGAGGAAGAGATGAAAACCAAATTATTTACGGTTGTCGGCGCATTGGTATTGGGTGCGTGTACTCATGTGGCGGTGAATGATTCAGGAAAAGTGGAAATGGGCGC
Above is a genomic segment from Neisseria weaveri containing:
- the yfaE gene encoding class I ribonucleotide reductase maintenance protein YfaE is translated as MVLITTRDKIFKLQEGETLLEGLERTGHEVEYQCRSGYCGSCRVKILSGKVSYKEFPLAFVAPGEILPCCCQVDEAVTLDCGLPQQEPDLFDQDLFSE